A DNA window from Cervus canadensis isolate Bull #8, Minnesota chromosome 30, ASM1932006v1, whole genome shotgun sequence contains the following coding sequences:
- the LOC122431947 gene encoding olfactory receptor 2K2: MQGENLTSWSFFFLEGFSRYPKLEIVLFVFSLLMYLITLLGNSTLILITVVDSRLQTPMYLFLGNLSFMDICYTSASIPTLLVNLLSSQKTIIFSGCAVQMYLSLAMGSTECVLLAVMAYDRYVAICSPLRYPIIMNRRVCVQMATISWVTGSLTALLETSFALRIPRCGNLIDHFTCEILAVLKLACTQSLLMDTIMLVISVLLLPVPMLLICISYVFILSTILRISSAEGRSKAFSTCGAHLTVVILYYGAALSMYLKPSSSGSQEIDKIISLLYGVLTPMLNPIIYSLRNKEVKDAVKKVLGKMYLQQTQEHL, translated from the coding sequence ATGCAAGGCGAAAATCTCACCAGCTGGAGTTTCTTTTTCCTGGAAGGTTTTTCTAGATACCCAAAGTTAGAGATTGTTCTCTTTGTCTTCAGCCTTTTAATGTATCTGATAACCCTCTTGGGCAACAGCACTCTTATTTTAATCACTGTCGTAGACTCACGTCTTCAGACGCCCAtgtacttgttccttggaaatcTCTCTTTCATGGATATTTGTTACACATCTGCTTCGATTCCTACTTTGCTGGTGAACTTGCTGTCATCCCAGAAAACCATCATCTTTTCTGGGTGTGCTGTACAGATGTATCTGTCCCTTGCCATGGGCTCCACGGAGTGTGTGCTCCTggctgtgatggcctatgaccgatATGTGGCCATTTGTAGTCCGCTGAGATACCCCATCATCATGAACAGACGGGTCTGTGTGCAGATGGCCACCATCTCCTGGGTGACAGGCTCTCTGACAGCCCTGCTGGAAACGAGCTTCGCCCTACGGATACCCCGCTGTGGGAATCTCATTGACCACTTCACGTGCGAAATTCTGGCAGTGCTGAAGCTAGCTTGCACACAGTCCCTGCTCATGGACACAATCATGCTGGTGATCAGTGTGCTCCTCCTGCCCGTTCCAATGCTCTTAAtttgcatctcttacgtcttcaTCCTTTCCACTATTCTGAGAATCAGCTCAGCAGAGGGCAGAAGCAAAGCCTTTTCTACCTGTGGTGCCCACTTGACTGTGGTGATCTTGTATTACGGGGCTGCTCTCTCCATGTACCTAAAGCCTTCTTCATCAGGCTCACAAGAAATAGATAAAATCATCTCGTTGCTTTATGGAGTGCTTACTCCTATGCTGAATCCCATAATTTACAGtttaagaaacaaagaagtcAAAGATGCAGTGAAAAAAGTGCTGGGCAAAATGTACTTGCAGCAAACACAGGAACATCTCTGA